A section of the Bacillus sp. V2I10 genome encodes:
- the betB gene encoding betaine-aldehyde dehydrogenase: MKQMYINGRWVEAKSSETKEIINPFNEEVIDTVPRGSREDTKEAIQAARSAFDEGDWGSLTAAERGDLLFQVAQKIKEYKEELAELESLNTGKTLTESLADMDGIAGVFQYYAGLADKDGGLMIESPNPNSVSRVVREPVGVCGLIAPWNYPLLQASWKLAPALAAGNTVVLKPAEITPLTSIKMCEIFEEVGFPKGVVNLVLGPGSTVGSELAENPLVDLISFTGGGEAGRHIMKAASGNFKKISMELGGKNPNIVFADADFDTAVDYALNAVFFHAGQVCSAGARLLVEKKIHDRFIEAIVERTKKINIGSGFDEETEMGPVISAEHLESIEQYIQLGIQEGATLAIGGKRPTAPGLQKGYFIEPTIFTNCHTKMRIVQEESFGPVITVETFETEEEAVQLANDSLYGLAGAVWTSDMNRAERIVKKLRMGTVWINDFHPYFPQAPWGGYKQSGIGRELSHVGLEEYTEIKHVYMNTNPEPMLWFKEVNAKESELV, encoded by the coding sequence ATGAAACAAATGTACATCAATGGTAGATGGGTTGAGGCTAAAAGTAGTGAAACAAAGGAGATTATTAATCCTTTTAATGAAGAAGTTATTGATACGGTTCCGCGGGGGAGCCGGGAAGATACTAAAGAAGCAATTCAAGCTGCAAGAAGTGCTTTTGACGAAGGAGATTGGGGTAGCCTAACGGCGGCGGAAAGAGGTGATCTTCTTTTTCAAGTTGCTCAAAAAATAAAAGAGTATAAAGAAGAGTTGGCAGAGTTGGAGTCACTGAATACAGGTAAAACGTTGACAGAAAGTCTTGCTGATATGGATGGAATTGCAGGTGTGTTTCAATATTATGCCGGGCTTGCTGATAAAGACGGCGGTCTGATGATCGAATCTCCTAATCCAAATTCGGTCAGTCGTGTTGTACGTGAGCCTGTTGGAGTTTGTGGATTGATTGCACCTTGGAATTACCCATTGCTTCAGGCTTCATGGAAACTAGCTCCGGCATTGGCTGCTGGGAATACAGTTGTGTTAAAACCAGCCGAAATTACCCCTCTTACATCGATTAAAATGTGTGAGATTTTTGAAGAAGTAGGCTTTCCAAAAGGTGTTGTGAATCTTGTGTTGGGACCAGGCTCAACAGTCGGTTCAGAATTGGCTGAAAATCCTCTCGTAGACCTTATTTCATTTACAGGCGGAGGAGAAGCCGGTCGACACATTATGAAAGCAGCCAGCGGTAACTTTAAAAAGATTTCGATGGAACTTGGAGGAAAAAATCCAAACATTGTGTTTGCTGATGCAGATTTTGATACTGCTGTTGACTATGCACTTAATGCTGTTTTCTTTCATGCTGGACAAGTGTGTTCTGCTGGAGCCCGCTTGTTAGTTGAAAAGAAAATTCATGACCGTTTTATAGAAGCAATCGTAGAACGAACAAAGAAAATTAATATTGGAAGCGGTTTCGATGAAGAGACCGAAATGGGCCCTGTTATCTCAGCCGAGCATTTAGAATCAATAGAACAATATATTCAACTTGGAATCCAAGAAGGAGCTACACTAGCAATCGGAGGAAAACGTCCGACTGCACCCGGCTTACAAAAGGGATATTTTATCGAACCGACGATTTTCACAAACTGTCATACGAAAATGCGAATCGTGCAAGAAGAGTCATTTGGCCCTGTCATTACAGTTGAAACTTTTGAAACAGAAGAGGAAGCTGTTCAACTAGCTAATGATAGTTTGTATGGATTAGCAGGCGCAGTTTGGACAAGTGATATGAATCGTGCTGAACGGATTGTTAAAAAACTGCGTATGGGAACTGTTTGGATTAACGATTTTCATCCATACTTTCCGCAAGCGCCTTGGGGCGGCTATAAACAATCCGGTATAGGCCGCGAATTGAGCCATGTTGGCCTTGAAGAATATACAGAAATTAAACATGTATACATGAATACAAATCCTGAACCTATGCTCTGGTTTAAAGAAGTAAATGCAAAAGAAAGCGAATTAGTTTAA
- a CDS encoding Fur family transcriptional regulator: MYQHRVEKGFKLFKINGLKMTPQRKAIMEYLATSESHPTAEEIFNELTSKLPNISNATVYNNLKCLKKFGIINELTFGQTSSRYEWATSLHYHVVCISCGKLRDFNYPRLTDVEEFAEKKSGFTITRHHFEIYGTCTDCNHKNTPLKNSEKISK; this comes from the coding sequence ATGTATCAACATCGTGTGGAAAAGGGGTTTAAGCTTTTTAAAATAAATGGTTTAAAAATGACACCCCAACGTAAAGCCATCATGGAATATTTAGCAACTTCTGAATCTCATCCAACAGCTGAAGAAATTTTTAATGAATTAACAAGTAAGTTACCAAATATCTCAAATGCGACCGTTTATAATAATTTAAAATGCTTAAAAAAATTCGGCATTATAAATGAACTCACTTTTGGCCAGACCTCCAGCCGTTACGAATGGGCAACCTCCCTTCATTACCATGTTGTATGCATATCCTGCGGAAAATTACGTGATTTCAACTACCCTAGATTAACAGATGTAGAGGAATTTGCTGAAAAAAAATCGGGCTTTACTATAACCCGACATCACTTTGAGATTTATGGAACCTGTACAGACTGCAATCATAAAAATACCCCCCTTAAAAACAGTGAGAAAATATCGAAATAA
- the katA gene encoding catalase KatA translates to MSTNNNNLTTSWGAPVGDNQNSLTAGSRGPTLIQDVHLLEKLAHFNRERVPERVVHAKGAGAHGYFEVTNDLTKYTKANFLSEVGKRTPLFIRFSTVAGENGSADTVRDPRGFAVKFYTEEGNYDIVGNNTPIFFIRDAIKFPDFIHTQKRHPQTHLKNPNAIWDFWSLSPESLHQVTYLMGDRGIPATLRHMHGFGSHTFKWTNDEGDGVWIKYHFKTEQGVKNLSEEVAARIAGENPDYHTEDLFNAIERGDFPAWKLYVQIMPLEDANTYRFDPFDVTKTWSQNDYPLLEVGRMVLDRNPENYFAEVEQATFSPGTLVPGIDVSPDKMLQGRLFAYHDAHRYRVGANHQALPINRARNEVKNYQRDGQMRFDNNGGGSVYYEPNSFGGPKESSNAKQAALAVSGVAESVAYDHNDHYTQPGDLYRLMSEEERTRLVQTIVGAMKPVERDEIKLRQIGHFQKADSELGTRIAEGLGLSVSQEV, encoded by the coding sequence GTGAGTACAAATAATAATAATCTTACGACTAGTTGGGGTGCTCCGGTTGGAGACAATCAAAACTCTTTGACAGCCGGTTCTCGTGGACCAACATTAATTCAAGATGTCCATCTATTAGAAAAATTAGCCCATTTCAACAGAGAGCGTGTTCCTGAACGTGTTGTTCATGCAAAAGGGGCAGGGGCACATGGATATTTTGAAGTAACAAATGATCTAACAAAATATACTAAAGCTAACTTCTTATCAGAAGTAGGAAAACGTACTCCGTTATTTATTCGCTTCTCTACGGTAGCTGGGGAAAATGGTTCTGCAGATACTGTGCGTGATCCACGTGGTTTCGCTGTGAAATTTTATACAGAAGAAGGGAATTACGATATTGTTGGGAACAATACACCAATTTTCTTTATTCGTGATGCGATTAAATTCCCTGATTTCATTCATACACAAAAACGCCATCCGCAAACACACTTGAAAAATCCTAATGCAATATGGGATTTCTGGTCTTTATCCCCTGAATCTTTACACCAAGTAACTTATCTAATGGGTGACCGTGGTATCCCTGCGACTTTACGTCACATGCATGGATTTGGAAGTCATACATTCAAATGGACGAACGATGAAGGTGATGGCGTTTGGATTAAATATCACTTTAAAACAGAGCAAGGTGTTAAAAACTTATCAGAAGAAGTTGCAGCACGTATTGCGGGTGAAAATCCTGATTATCATACAGAGGATTTATTTAATGCGATTGAAAGAGGCGACTTCCCGGCATGGAAACTGTATGTACAAATCATGCCGTTAGAAGATGCAAATACTTACCGTTTTGATCCATTCGATGTTACAAAAACATGGTCTCAAAATGATTATCCATTACTTGAAGTAGGTCGAATGGTGTTAGATAGAAATCCAGAGAACTATTTTGCTGAAGTAGAACAAGCAACGTTCTCTCCTGGAACATTAGTACCTGGTATCGATGTTTCTCCAGATAAAATGCTTCAAGGCCGTTTATTTGCCTATCATGATGCACATCGTTATCGTGTGGGTGCCAACCATCAGGCATTGCCAATCAACCGTGCTCGCAATGAAGTGAAAAACTATCAACGCGATGGCCAAATGCGTTTTGACAACAACGGCGGTGGTTCTGTTTACTACGAACCAAATAGCTTCGGAGGCCCGAAAGAATCATCAAATGCGAAGCAAGCAGCTCTCGCTGTATCTGGTGTAGCTGAAAGCGTGGCTTATGACCATAATGACCACTATACTCAACCTGGTGACTTATATCGTTTGATGAGTGAAGAAGAGCGTACACGTTTAGTCCAAACAATTGTTGGTGCGATGAAACCTGTTGAAAGAGATGAAATTAAACTTCGTCAAATCGGCCACTTCCAAAAAGCAGATTCAGAATTAGGAACACGTATCGCCGAGGGTCTTGGTTTATCAGTATCACAAGAAGTTTAA
- the hemA gene encoding glutamyl-tRNA reductase, with protein MIGINYKTASVGTRERFAFQEETKEKAIRTLKNTKSISEGVILGTCNRTEIYAVVDQLNTGRHYLKSFLADWFGIDKHEFADYLYIKENDEAVEHLFRVACGLDSMVLGETQILGQVKNSFFQSQKLKSTGTIFNMLFKQAITLAKHVQSSTDIGKNAVSVSYAAIELGKKIFGDFRNKKVVIVGAGKMGELTAKHLHEQGVNTFFVVNRTYERAKSVADHFNGKAIPNQNLSGALIEADIVITSISTDSYVLTKQQIQSVSQKRNNRPLFMVDIAVPRNLDPDINDLNNVFLYNIDDLEGIVEANLEKRAQEAEKIKLMIEQELISFNSWISTLDVVPLMAALREKSLAIQQEAVRNIENKLPGLTERELKIIRKYSKSIVNQMLHDPLLGIKEMAANQTKKEVLDLVIQLFSLEEEIDKQSQIKEHNSDSELLKVLNPSPTFRNIPVHT; from the coding sequence ATGATTGGTATAAATTACAAAACAGCTTCTGTTGGGACCCGAGAACGTTTTGCTTTTCAAGAAGAGACAAAAGAAAAAGCCATTCGGACCTTAAAAAACACGAAAAGCATTTCAGAAGGCGTCATTCTAGGAACATGCAACCGTACCGAAATCTATGCCGTAGTTGACCAATTGAATACAGGAAGGCATTACTTAAAAAGCTTTCTTGCCGATTGGTTTGGAATAGATAAACATGAGTTTGCTGACTATCTTTACATTAAAGAAAACGATGAAGCTGTTGAACATTTATTTCGAGTAGCTTGTGGACTTGATTCCATGGTTTTAGGAGAGACACAAATATTAGGACAAGTGAAAAATTCCTTTTTTCAAAGCCAGAAACTTAAGAGTACAGGCACCATTTTTAATATGCTGTTTAAACAGGCAATAACACTGGCAAAGCATGTACAATCGAGTACCGATATAGGGAAAAATGCTGTTTCTGTTAGTTATGCCGCCATTGAATTAGGAAAGAAAATCTTTGGAGATTTTCGGAACAAAAAGGTGGTTATTGTTGGCGCTGGAAAGATGGGAGAATTGACAGCAAAACATCTCCATGAACAAGGTGTTAACACCTTCTTTGTGGTGAACAGAACATATGAACGGGCGAAAAGTGTAGCTGACCACTTTAATGGCAAAGCGATACCAAATCAAAATCTGTCAGGTGCTTTGATTGAAGCCGATATCGTCATTACTTCAATTAGTACAGACAGTTATGTACTGACAAAACAACAGATTCAATCAGTTTCTCAGAAAAGAAACAACCGCCCTTTATTCATGGTCGATATCGCTGTACCTAGAAACCTCGATCCAGACATTAATGATTTGAACAATGTTTTCTTATATAACATCGATGATTTAGAAGGCATTGTGGAAGCTAATCTTGAAAAACGAGCTCAAGAAGCAGAAAAAATTAAGTTAATGATCGAGCAAGAACTAATTTCTTTTAATTCGTGGATAAGCACATTAGATGTTGTTCCGCTTATGGCTGCATTGCGGGAAAAATCATTAGCCATTCAACAAGAGGCTGTTCGTAATATTGAGAATAAGTTACCAGGTTTAACGGAAAGAGAACTGAAAATTATTCGAAAATACTCAAAAAGCATTGTAAACCAGATGTTACATGATCCTTTGCTTGGTATCAAAGAAATGGCTGCTAATCAAACCAAAAAGGAAGTTTTAGACCTTGTAATCCAATTATTTTCTTTAGAAGAAGAAATAGACAAACAAAGTCAAATAAAAGAACACAATTCAGACTCAGAGTTACTCAAAGTGTTGAATCCTTCTCCTACCTTCAGGAATATTCCTGTTCACACATAA
- the rpiB gene encoding ribose 5-phosphate isomerase B produces MKVAIASDHGGVNIRKEIISLMEELNIEYIDLGCECSTSVDYPDYAIPVAEKVASGEVERGILICGTGIGMSIAANKVNGIRCALVHDLYSARVTREHNDSNILAMGERVIGPGLAREIAKTWLTTSFEAGRHKNRVNKIASYEAMHM; encoded by the coding sequence ATGAAAGTAGCAATCGCATCTGATCATGGTGGGGTGAATATTCGGAAAGAAATAATCTCACTGATGGAAGAGCTGAATATTGAGTATATAGACTTAGGGTGTGAATGCAGCACCTCCGTCGACTATCCAGATTACGCGATTCCAGTGGCGGAGAAGGTAGCAAGCGGTGAGGTAGAACGTGGTATTCTAATTTGTGGGACAGGCATTGGAATGAGTATTGCGGCAAACAAAGTAAATGGAATACGCTGTGCGCTTGTGCATGATTTGTATAGTGCTAGGGTAACCAGGGAGCATAACGATTCTAATATATTAGCGATGGGAGAACGTGTCATCGGTCCGGGCTTAGCCCGAGAAATTGCGAAAACATGGTTAACAACCTCCTTTGAAGCTGGCAGGCACAAAAATCGTGTCAATAAAATAGCATCTTATGAAGCAATGCATATGTAA
- a CDS encoding iron-containing alcohol dehydrogenase, protein MFMRFERMGRLKSFEVPTVLKHGIGAVKHTGEEVKNLGVSKVLLVTDPGVKKVGLIEPVVKSLKEAQIEVVIFDQVEPNPSIHVVEKGTSIYKSTSCNGLVAVGGGSSMDTAKAIGVEVVHGEPVLNYEAAEGKKPLEKRIPPLTTIPTTAGTGSEVTQWAVITDPVREFKFNTGGPLIAAHLTIIDPELHVSMPAHITAGTGIDALSHAIECYTCHYAQPMTDAVALLAIEYVAKYLRRAVSNGKDIEARYGMAQAAMLAGLSYGSESAGAAHAMAQTLGGILPVAHGPCVAAMLGPVMEYNWMGEPEKFARIAQAMGVNIHGMSLEEAAKAAVTSVYQLVEDVEIPTLADQGVSAEMIERLAKEAFNDPQTIGNPRDINVKGYEWIYRRCFNLETPTLETKTAKIPVEVS, encoded by the coding sequence ATGTTTATGAGATTTGAGAGAATGGGAAGATTAAAAAGCTTTGAAGTTCCAACCGTTTTAAAACATGGGATTGGTGCAGTCAAACATACAGGTGAAGAGGTTAAAAATCTTGGCGTCAGCAAAGTTTTGCTTGTTACTGATCCAGGTGTTAAAAAAGTTGGATTAATTGAACCAGTTGTTAAAAGTTTAAAAGAAGCACAAATAGAAGTTGTTATTTTTGACCAAGTTGAACCGAACCCTTCTATTCATGTTGTGGAAAAAGGAACATCTATTTATAAATCAACATCTTGTAATGGACTTGTTGCTGTCGGTGGAGGGAGTTCCATGGATACAGCAAAAGCAATTGGCGTGGAGGTCGTTCATGGCGAACCTGTATTAAATTATGAAGCAGCTGAAGGTAAAAAACCGCTTGAAAAACGCATCCCTCCATTAACAACAATTCCAACAACAGCCGGTACAGGAAGTGAGGTAACTCAGTGGGCTGTTATTACTGATCCTGTTCGTGAATTTAAATTTAATACGGGAGGTCCATTAATCGCTGCACATTTAACAATCATTGACCCTGAACTTCATGTCTCAATGCCAGCACATATTACAGCCGGCACTGGGATTGATGCCCTTTCACATGCAATTGAGTGTTATACATGCCACTATGCCCAACCGATGACTGATGCAGTTGCATTGCTTGCAATCGAATATGTAGCTAAATATTTACGCAGGGCCGTTTCAAACGGCAAAGACATTGAAGCTCGTTATGGAATGGCACAAGCAGCCATGCTAGCAGGCCTATCATACGGCAGTGAGTCTGCCGGAGCTGCACATGCCATGGCACAAACTCTTGGAGGGATTCTCCCTGTTGCTCACGGACCTTGTGTCGCAGCCATGCTGGGACCGGTAATGGAGTATAACTGGATGGGTGAGCCAGAAAAATTTGCACGTATTGCTCAAGCTATGGGTGTGAATATTCATGGTATGAGTCTGGAAGAAGCAGCAAAAGCAGCAGTTACATCAGTATATCAACTTGTTGAAGATGTTGAAATTCCAACACTTGCGGATCAGGGTGTATCTGCTGAAATGATTGAGCGTTTAGCCAAGGAAGCATTTAACGATCCGCAAACAATCGGTAATCCACGCGATATTAATGTAAAAGGATACGAATGGATATACCGTCGTTGCTTTAACTTGGAAACACCTACCTTAGAAACAAAAACTGCTAAGATTCCAGTAGAAGTCAGTTAA
- a CDS encoding aspartyl-phosphate phosphatase Spo0E family protein, translated as MMIEMLKSELLVNIDAKRKEMIEIAIVGDYTDEKTVTCSQELDQLLYKYQQILFEEKRNTGFHFLKLMKSIKRVS; from the coding sequence ATGATGATTGAAATGTTGAAATCGGAATTACTTGTGAATATAGACGCTAAGCGTAAAGAAATGATCGAAATTGCTATTGTCGGTGATTATACGGATGAAAAAACCGTAACATGTAGCCAAGAATTGGACCAGCTTTTATATAAATACCAGCAAATTTTGTTTGAAGAGAAAAGGAATACGGGTTTTCACTTTCTTAAATTAATGAAATCTATTAAAAGAGTTTCATAA
- a CDS encoding FbpB family small basic protein → MRKSAKFKKSFKELMQENRQELLNDKQALEKIEKRIEKRHELKKLA, encoded by the coding sequence TTGCGAAAATCTGCCAAGTTTAAAAAATCATTTAAAGAGTTAATGCAAGAGAATAGACAAGAATTACTTAATGATAAACAAGCATTAGAAAAAATTGAAAAACGTATAGAAAAACGCCATGAGTTAAAAAAACTAGCTTAA
- a CDS encoding IDEAL domain-containing protein encodes MENKKPYKSTSYSEIMKSLNTKKKVEEESSNLETNAVIKNKKPYKSTSYSEIMKSLHSEKKVKDEPSNLETNAVIKNKKPYKSTSYSEIMKSLNSQKKTNDEYSILDTYIEMIFDEAMYTHQLKLLEEKIDEAIDSNDKPLFLELSTQYAKLRLVM; translated from the coding sequence ATGGAAAATAAAAAACCGTATAAATCAACATCATATAGTGAGATCATGAAATCCCTTAACACAAAAAAGAAAGTGGAAGAAGAGTCTTCAAATCTTGAAACAAATGCGGTCATTAAAAATAAAAAACCGTATAAATCAACATCATATAGCGAGATTATGAAATCTCTTCATTCAGAAAAGAAAGTGAAAGATGAGCCTTCGAATCTTGAAACGAATGCGGTCATTAAAAATAAAAAACCGTATAAATCAACATCATATAGTGAGATCATGAAATCCCTTAATTCTCAAAAAAAGACGAACGATGAATATTCAATTCTTGATACGTATATAGAAATGATCTTTGATGAAGCAATGTATACCCATCAACTAAAGCTGCTTGAAGAAAAGATTGATGAGGCAATTGATTCAAATGATAAGCCTTTATTTCTTGAATTATCGACTCAATATGCAAAATTAAGACTCGTAATGTAA
- a CDS encoding GbsR/MarR family transcriptional regulator: MVERACVYMEEQKNYMEMLEEAESIVIDAIAETMDLYGVTPSIGRLYGVLYFSEEAMTLNQMGSSLGMSKPSMSTGIHSLMDIEMVQKVWRKGERKDLYKAEKDFFVSFFSFFCKKWDRELSINMQAIEKATEKLNSILENPNVPNAVQQKASKDLQQLKESTEYYLWLKKLVKAFRSKELFKIIEENDFD, translated from the coding sequence ATGGTGGAGAGGGCGTGTGTCTATATGGAAGAACAAAAGAATTACATGGAAATGCTTGAAGAAGCGGAATCAATCGTGATTGATGCTATAGCTGAAACGATGGACCTTTATGGGGTAACACCTTCCATTGGAAGGCTTTACGGAGTTCTATATTTTAGTGAAGAAGCGATGACATTGAATCAGATGGGCAGTAGTTTAGGAATGAGCAAACCCAGCATGAGTACTGGTATCCATTCTCTTATGGATATAGAGATGGTTCAAAAGGTTTGGCGAAAAGGGGAACGAAAAGATTTATATAAAGCGGAGAAAGATTTTTTTGTATCATTTTTCTCTTTTTTCTGTAAAAAATGGGATCGGGAACTCTCTATCAATATGCAAGCTATTGAAAAAGCAACTGAAAAATTAAATTCTATATTGGAAAATCCCAATGTCCCCAATGCTGTACAGCAAAAAGCAAGTAAAGATCTTCAACAACTTAAAGAATCAACTGAATATTATTTGTGGCTCAAAAAACTGGTCAAAGCATTTCGATCGAAAGAATTGTTTAAAATAATTGAAGAAAATGATTTTGATTAA
- the rpe gene encoding ribulose-phosphate 3-epimerase has product MIKIAPSILSANFARLEDEIKDVERGGADYIHVDVMDGHFVPNITIGPLIVEAIRPVTNLPLDVHLMIENPDQYIGAFAKAGADIITVHVEACTHLHRTIQQIKAEGVKAGVVLNPHTPVSMIEHVIEDVDLVLFMTVNPGFGGQSFIHSVLPKISQVASMIEERNLQVEIEVDGGVNSETSKLCIEAGANVLVAGSAIYNQKDRALAIANIRNENHVVK; this is encoded by the coding sequence ATGATTAAAATTGCACCTTCAATACTTTCAGCTAACTTTGCAAGGCTAGAAGATGAAATAAAAGATGTCGAACGGGGCGGGGCCGATTATATACATGTTGATGTCATGGACGGTCATTTTGTACCAAACATAACGATTGGTCCGTTAATTGTCGAGGCAATTAGACCCGTAACAAACTTACCTTTAGATGTACACTTAATGATAGAAAACCCAGATCAATACATTGGGGCGTTCGCAAAAGCTGGCGCTGATATAATAACGGTTCATGTTGAAGCTTGCACACATTTGCATAGAACGATTCAACAAATTAAAGCCGAAGGGGTGAAAGCAGGGGTTGTATTAAATCCTCACACTCCGGTTTCAATGATCGAGCATGTGATAGAAGATGTTGACCTTGTTTTGTTTATGACAGTTAATCCTGGATTTGGAGGACAATCTTTCATACATTCTGTCCTACCCAAAATTAGCCAGGTTGCTAGCATGATAGAAGAGAGGAACTTGCAAGTTGAAATTGAAGTTGACGGTGGAGTGAACTCAGAAACTTCGAAACTTTGTATCGAAGCAGGAGCAAATGTCCTTGTCGCAGGTTCAGCCATTTATAATCAAAAGGATCGAGCTCTAGCAATTGCAAATATTAGAAATGAAAATCATGTAGTTAAATAG
- the pfkA gene encoding 6-phosphofructokinase has product MNKIAVLTSGGDAPGMNTAIRAVVRRGIFKGLDVVGVQNGYKGLMNGEFVSMDLGSVGDIIHRGGTILQSTRCQEFKEAEGQQQALAQLEKEGIDGLIVIGGNGTFEGARKLTAKGFPTIGIPGTIDNDIAGTEYTIGFDTAVNTAVEAIDKIRDTAASHERTYVVEVMGRDAGDIALWAGMCAGAESIIIPEADHDVDDVIDRIKQGYKRGKTHSIIVVAEGAFNGVGKGIEIGRVIRERTGFDTKVTILGHLQRGGSPSAYDRMMSSQMGAKAVDLLVESEKGVMVGLKNGKLIHSPFEEAAKEKHSVDLSIYHLARSLSI; this is encoded by the coding sequence ATGAATAAGATTGCAGTATTAACTAGCGGCGGGGATGCACCAGGAATGAATACCGCTATTCGTGCGGTCGTTCGAAGAGGAATTTTTAAGGGACTGGATGTTGTTGGTGTACAAAATGGTTACAAAGGTTTAATGAATGGGGAATTTGTTTCGATGGACCTTGGAAGTGTTGGTGACATTATTCACCGGGGTGGCACTATCCTACAAAGCACACGCTGTCAAGAGTTTAAGGAAGCTGAAGGACAGCAACAGGCTTTAGCACAACTAGAAAAGGAGGGCATTGATGGTTTAATCGTCATTGGCGGAAATGGCACTTTTGAAGGTGCCAGAAAATTAACCGCCAAAGGATTTCCAACTATTGGTATCCCTGGAACCATTGACAATGACATTGCAGGGACGGAATATACGATTGGATTTGATACTGCCGTGAACACAGCTGTGGAAGCAATTGATAAAATTCGTGATACGGCAGCCTCTCATGAGCGTACCTATGTCGTTGAGGTAATGGGCCGCGATGCAGGTGACATTGCTCTATGGGCAGGAATGTGTGCGGGGGCAGAATCGATTATTATCCCGGAAGCTGACCATGATGTGGATGATGTAATTGACCGTATCAAGCAAGGATATAAGCGTGGAAAAACGCACAGCATTATTGTGGTCGCTGAAGGAGCATTTAATGGTGTAGGTAAAGGGATAGAAATCGGTAGAGTGATTAGAGAAAGAACAGGATTTGACACAAAGGTGACTATTCTTGGGCATCTTCAACGTGGGGGATCTCCTAGTGCTTATGACCGGATGATGAGCAGTCAGATGGGAGCAAAAGCCGTCGATTTGCTGGTTGAATCCGAGAAAGGCGTGATGGTGGGTTTGAAAAATGGCAAACTGATTCATTCACCTTTTGAGGAAGCAGCAAAAGAGAAGCATAGTGTTGATTTGTCCATCTATCATTTAGCAAGAAGTCTTTCTATCTAA